ATGTCGGTGGTCGATGCCGAGCTGCGCGTGCATGGCATCGACGGGCTGCGCGTCGCCGACGCCTCGGTGATGCCGACACTGGTCGGCGGCAACACCAACGCGCCGGCGATCATGATCGGAGAGAAGGCCGCGGACCTGATCAGGGCCTCGGCCCGCTGAAAACCGTCGCCGCCCGGCTCGTCCGGGCGGCAAACTGCATCCGCAATAGCCACCACAGAGGAGACAACGCATGCAAGCCACCACCCTGAGCCCGGAGGCGTTCCGCGCGCAAGACCCGGCCTCCTGGCCGTTCACCGTGCGCCGTTGCACGCCCACCATCGGCGCCGAAGTCGAAGGCATCGATTTCCGCGAAGCCCTGGATGACGCCACCTACCTGGCGCTGCGCGCCGCGCTGCTCACGCACAAGGTGCTGTTCTTCCGCAAGCAGGCAATCACACCGGCCCAGCATGTGGCCGTGGCGCGCCGCTTCGGTGAGCTCGAAGTGCATCCCATGCTCGGCAACCATCCCGAACATCCGGAACTGGTTGTATTCGGCCGCGACGGCAACCAGCGCGGACGCGAGAATCTCTACCACTCCGACGTCAGCTGGCGCGAGGTGCCGTCGATGGGTTCGATGCTGCGCTGTGTGTCGTGCCCCGAGGTCGGCGGCGACACCATCTGGATCAACATGGCCGCCGCCTATGAAAAGCTGCCCGAGGACGTGAAGGCGCGCATTGCCAACCTGAAGGCGGTGCATGACGCGATGCCTACCTTCGGCGCCGCGATGTCCGAGGAAAGGTATGAGGAGATGCGCGCCAAGTACCCGCCGATGGTGCATCCGGTGGTGCGCACCCATCCGGAAACCGGCGAAAAGATCCTCTTCGTCAACGAGGGTTTCACCACGCATTTCGCCAACTTCGTCAAGGAGCAGCCTTACCGCATCGGCTCGGACTTTCGTCCGGCCGAGCTGGACCTGCTGCAATACCTGTACCGCCAGGCGGCGGCGCCTGAATACCAGGTGCGTCTGCGCTGGCAGCCGGACACCATCGCCCTGTGGGACAACCGCTCCACGCAGCACTACGCGGTGCAGGACTACTTCCCCGCCGTGCGCCACATGAACCGCGCCACCATCATCGGCGACCGCCCGGTATGAGCGGCCCTTTCCCAACGATCCGCGAGACCAACCCGATGAAACTCGTCGACAAGTTCTATATCAATGGCCAGTGGGTGCAACCCGCGCCAGGCGTGACCCAGGCCGACCTGATTGATCCGGCCACCGAGTCGCTGGCGGGCAAGGTTGCCATGGGCACCGCCGCCGACGTGGACCAGGCGGTCGCCGCTGCACGCGCCGCCTTCCCCGCGTGGTCCGCCTCCACCCGCGAGGAACGCATCGCCCTGCTCGAGCGCATCATGGCCGCCTACCAGGCGCGCCTGGGCGACCTGGCGCAGGCGGTGCGGCAGGAGATCGGCGCGCCGATCACCGTCGCCACCAACCTGCAGGCCGCCATCGGCCTGGCCCAACTGCAGGCCACGGTGCAGGCGCTGCGTGAATTCGAGTTCGAAAGCGAGCGCGGCAAGAGCTACATCCTGCGCGAGGCCATCGGTGTGGCTGCGCTGATCACGCCCTGGAACTGGCCGCTGAACCAGATCGCCGCCAAGGTGGCGCCGGCGCTGGCGGCGGGTTGCACGGTGGTGCTCAAGCCGTCGGAAATCGCGCCACTCGACGCGCAGATCTTCGCCGAGATCATGGATGCCGCCGGCACCCCGCCGGGCGTGTTCAACATGGTCTTTGGCGAGGGCCGCGTGGTCGGCACGGCGCTGTCGGCGCACCGCGATGTCGACATGGTCTCGATCACCGGCTCGACCCGCGCGGGCGTCGAGGTGGCGGTCAGCGCCGCGCCCACGGTCAAGCGCGTGACGCAGGAACTCGGCGGCAAGTCGCCGCTGGTGATCCTGGACGACGCCGACCTGCAGGCCGCCGTGACCAGCGGCGTTGCGCACGTGATGCTGAATTCCGGGCAGACCTGCATCGCGCCGACGCGCATGCTGGTGCCGCGCGCACAGTATGAACAGGCGGTGCAGATCGCCGCCGCGGTGGCCAACGCGGTCACGGTCGGCGATCCCGCCGATGCGCAGACCAGGATGGGGCCGATCTCGAACCGCGCGCAGTACGAGAAGGTGCAGCGGCTGATCGGCATCGGCATCGAGGAAGGGGCGCGCGTGGCCGCCGGCGGTCCGGGCCGTCCCGACGGGCTCGCGCAAGGCTTCTATGCCCGCCCGACCATCTTTGCCGACGTGCGCAACGACATGACCATCGCGCGCGAGGAGATCTTCGGACCGGTGCTGTGCATGCTCCCTTACGACACGGAAGAAGAAGCCGTGGCCATCGCCAACGATACGGAGTTCGGCCTGGCGGCGTACATCGCGTCGTCCAACCCCGAGCGTACCCGCAAGCTGGCCGCGCGCCTGCGCGCCGGCAGCGTGCGCATCAACGGCGCGACGATGGACATCTCGGTGCCGTTCGGCGGCTACAAGACCTCGGGCAACGGCCGCGAGTTCGGTCCGGAAGGCATTGCCGAGTATCTCGAAACCAAGACCGTCACCGCCTGACCACGCAAAGCGGGGCCTGGTCGATCATGGCCACGCCGCCAAACGAGAGACTGAGGCCTCGGCCGCCAGAAGCGTCACCATGGCGGGCTTCAGCGCACGGCGCAGGTGATGTCGCGCGGGATCCAGGTGCGCGCGTTGTCGGCGCCCGCGCGCGCGAGCACCATGCGGTGGTCGTAGTAGTGCGGCCGGTAGAGGCCGCGCAGCC
This genomic window from Cupriavidus sp. P-10 contains:
- a CDS encoding aldehyde dehydrogenase family protein; translated protein: MKLVDKFYINGQWVQPAPGVTQADLIDPATESLAGKVAMGTAADVDQAVAAARAAFPAWSASTREERIALLERIMAAYQARLGDLAQAVRQEIGAPITVATNLQAAIGLAQLQATVQALREFEFESERGKSYILREAIGVAALITPWNWPLNQIAAKVAPALAAGCTVVLKPSEIAPLDAQIFAEIMDAAGTPPGVFNMVFGEGRVVGTALSAHRDVDMVSITGSTRAGVEVAVSAAPTVKRVTQELGGKSPLVILDDADLQAAVTSGVAHVMLNSGQTCIAPTRMLVPRAQYEQAVQIAAAVANAVTVGDPADAQTRMGPISNRAQYEKVQRLIGIGIEEGARVAAGGPGRPDGLAQGFYARPTIFADVRNDMTIAREEIFGPVLCMLPYDTEEEAVAIANDTEFGLAAYIASSNPERTRKLAARLRAGSVRINGATMDISVPFGGYKTSGNGREFGPEGIAEYLETKTVTA
- a CDS encoding TauD/TfdA dioxygenase family protein; this encodes MQATTLSPEAFRAQDPASWPFTVRRCTPTIGAEVEGIDFREALDDATYLALRAALLTHKVLFFRKQAITPAQHVAVARRFGELEVHPMLGNHPEHPELVVFGRDGNQRGRENLYHSDVSWREVPSMGSMLRCVSCPEVGGDTIWINMAAAYEKLPEDVKARIANLKAVHDAMPTFGAAMSEERYEEMRAKYPPMVHPVVRTHPETGEKILFVNEGFTTHFANFVKEQPYRIGSDFRPAELDLLQYLYRQAAAPEYQVRLRWQPDTIALWDNRSTQHYAVQDYFPAVRHMNRATIIGDRPV